The proteins below are encoded in one region of Apium graveolens cultivar Ventura chromosome 4, ASM990537v1, whole genome shotgun sequence:
- the LOC141719546 gene encoding uncharacterized protein LOC141719546, whose product MAYGTKALISVEVGLELYRTDVYNVKTNNFGLRANVDLLEEEREVAHQRNMKYLLREAQNYDSDIKKRSFRVGDLILRELAASMPAKQGKLQPNWEGPYKVIEVVCPGTYKLETLVSEAIKNTWNASRLRKFYH is encoded by the coding sequence ATGGCCTACGGGACGAAAGCCCTAATTTCAGTCGAAGTAGGCTTGGAGTTGTACCGAACTGATGTCTACAATGTGAAAACTAATAACTTTGGTCTAAGAGCGAACGTGGACTtattagaagaagaaagagaggtTGCCCACCAAAGGAACATGAAATATTTGCTACGGGAAGCCCAGAACTATGACTCCGACATTAAGAAGAGGTCGTTCAGAGTAGGAGACCTAATCCTGAGAGAGCTGGCTGCTTCCATGCCAGCAAAACAAGGGAAGCTTCagccgaattgggaagggccgtacaaggtGATCGAAGTTGTTTGCCCAGGAACATACAAACTAGAAACACTAGTCAGCGAAGCAATTAAAAACACCTGGAACGCCAGTCGTCTTCGGAAATTTTATCATTAA
- the LOC141719545 gene encoding uncharacterized protein LOC141719545, with protein sequence MLIVKNFSGEYEQRDPRTKAYAIKVKDASLSFETFELSQFGRENNGQADALSRLASAETQSLTGYIYLIEAKTSSIEKKECLEIHQGADWMTPLRNFLEKGILPPDRREALKVKYRVSSYTIINGRMYHRSVSQPLLRCLNVEEQHQTLEAVHEGICGEHLAIGPSPSKSFIKDSFGQL encoded by the coding sequence ATGCTGATAGTAAAGAACTTCTCGGGAGAATACGAGCAAAGGGATCCTCGGACAAAGGCTTACGCCATTAAGGTAAAAGATGCTTCTCTATCATTTGAAACTTTTGAGTTAAGTCAATTTGGCAGGGAGAACAATGGTCAGGCAGACGCCCTCTCTAGGCTAGCTTCGGCTGAGACGCAGAGCCTAACTGGTTATATCTACCTCATCGAAGCCAAGACGTCTTCGATCGAGAAGAAAGAATGTCTGGAAATTCACCAAGGAGCCGATTGGATGACCCCACTAAGAAACTTTCTGGAGAAAGGTATCCTACCTCCAGACCGAAGGGAAGCACTAAAGGTAAAATATAGAGTATCGAGCTACACTATCATTAATGGAAGAATGTATCACCGGTCTGTCAGCCAGCCCCTCCTCAGATGCTTAAATGTTGAAGAACAACATCAAACTCTTGAAGCGGTACATGAAGGAATTTGCGGAGAGCATTTGGCTATCGGTCCATCGCCTTCAAAATCCTTCATCAAGGATTCTTTTGGCCAACTTTAA